The following proteins come from a genomic window of Populus alba chromosome 12, ASM523922v2, whole genome shotgun sequence:
- the LOC118044362 gene encoding uncharacterized protein — translation MEEELHIQAQTSKTLIKQLASSDTKTRNKSLKILLNKWLPSQPQISEETMKKIWKGLFYCMWHADKSLAQNQLINKLSSLLTVIEVESVCFIYFSVFLVTMRREWSGIDGLRLDKFYLLIRRFVNSFFGFLKKKGWGLDVVERYMRVFVEKGFLADDTFLGNGVNYHVVSVFVEELKGFLPVKEAALEVIFGNFVSVMGKVSDKVLLGKIKSNVFDLLLRMGKELLEVKIKGDDVGDNDEVVILGSIALVMRFSKRFYELGSSVECCQGNRKVVLGLHEVFLKLEKDFVASGIKIALPESNGDEDEEEVPALVPIDSGMGVEGLNGDVANRPGSKKLKKSKKAKESDGNSKKAKKKKKNVIASSHSESDSMTDENGYEDLPNGENSSKEKTVDDNLVRFDESAIANLQRQFEKVAAEVGIDEGVTSVCDFPKVTGNGNLSKKRKRAKRVELKQYENPESNGQEDAEAGTSTMAKSTEKSAKKVRFSMKNNLIWKPSTPLPPQSLRIPPSVTPRGSALKKGIPPGPVREMPAKKNMKQRAKSMKKVIKGISPATKRIKKLKSLAV, via the coding sequence ATGGAGGAGGAACTCCACATCCAAGCTCAAACGTCGAAAACCCTAATAAAACAACTAGCATCAAGCGACACAAAAACCCGAAACAAGTCCTTAAAGATTCTCTTAAACAAATGGTTACCTTCACAACCTCAAATCTCTGAAGAAACTATGAAGAAAATATGGAAAGGGCTGTTTTACTGTATGTGGCATGCTGACAAGTCCTTAGCTCAGAACCAACTAATCAACAAATTGAGTTCTTTACTTACTGTTATTGAAGTTGAAtctgtttgttttatttatttctctgtttttttagttACTATGAGAAGGGAATGGTCTGGTATTGATGGGTTGAGGTTAGATaagttttatcttttgattaGGAGATTTGtgaattctttttttggtttcttgaaaAAGAAGGGGTGGGGTTTGGATGTTGTGGAAAGGTATATGAGGGTTTTTgtggaaaaaggttttttagCTGATGATACTTTTTTAGGGAACGGTGTTAATTATCATGTTGTTTCGGTTTTTGTCGAGGAATTGAAGGGTTTTTTGCCGGTGAAGGAGGCGGCTTTGGAGGTGATTTTTGGGAATTTTGTGAGTGTAATGGGGAAGGTGAGTGATAAGGTTTTGCTGGGGAAGATTAAGAGTAATGTGTTTGATCTGTTGTTGCGGATGGGAAAGGAATTGTTGGAGGTGAAGATTAAGGGGGATGACGTTGGGGACAATGATGAAGTGGTGATTTTGGGTTCAATTGCTTTGGTAATGAGGTTCTCTAAGAGGTTTTATGAGTTGGGCTCCTCAGTCGAGTGTTGTCAAGGGAATAGGAAAGTGGTTTTGGGGTTACATGAAGTGTTTTTGAAGTTAGAGAAGGATTTCGTGGCCTCAGGGATCAAGATTGCACTTCCAGAGAGTAATGGTGACGAGGATGAAGAGGAGGTGCCAGCTTTGGTTCCTATTGATAGTGGTATGGGAGTGGAAGGTTTGAATGGTGACGTTGCTAATCGGCCTGGTAgcaagaaattgaagaaaagcaAAAAGGCAAAGGAGTCGGATGGCAATAGCAAAAAggctaagaagaagaaaaagaatgtCATTGCCAGTTCCCACAGTGAGAGTGATTCTATGACCGATGAGAATGGTTACGAGGATTTACCAAATGGGGAGAATtcaagcaaagaaaagactgtTGATGATAATTTGGTAAGGTTTGATGAATCTGCCATAGCAAATCTTCAGAGGCAATTTGAGAAAGTTGCCGCTGAAGTGGGCATAGATGAGGGTGTCACTAGTGTCTGTGATTTTCCTAAAGTCACTGGCAACGGTAATCTCTCCAAAAAGAGAAAGAGGGCGAAGAGGGTGGAATTGAAGCAATATGAAAATCCAGAATCAAATGGCCAAGAAGATGCTGAAGCTGGCACAAGCACAATGGCAAAGAGCACTGAGAAGAGTGCAAAAAAAGTCCGGTTTTCCATGAAAAACAACTTGATCTGGAAGCCCAGCACTCCTTTACCACCACAAAGTTTGAGAATACCGCCTTCTGTGACCCCTAGAGGAAGTGCACTTAAAAAAGGGATACCTCCGGGTCCAGTTAGGGAGATGCCtgcaaagaaaaatatgaaacaaaGAGCGAAATCCATGAAGAAAGTAATCAAAGGCATTTCCCCTGCCACTAAGCGCATAAAGAAGTTAAAATCACTTGCCGTCTAG
- the LOC118044361 gene encoding uncharacterized protein, whose translation MSPSNSNIASSNGGGSGDSNSSTGKNYIEHQVSKRDTLAGVAIKYGVEVADIKRLNGLSTDLQMFALKTLLIPLPGRHPPSPILSNGSASPGGNDVDMTPPWPRHSNVLETLESLSLKSPQQKVSPAMSTLQKFYGLKSSKCKDSAEGMEMAVYRRGSLDYLNEGLLHVSGPSYSNHRSINLADDFLSENGLAVEYNPLSEAREGEGEKSNDKFVRRRQKADADPRSGTTEKLLKEENSGGSRAFSPVTGKGLSMRPKSASRTSLAAESEPGWLNAMPVGLGDSIIADVSDGVRKSSSTPSLQDQENSYSSSVWPTSKWSLKPDLQALSTAAISIPIFDGLPKPISGRRSKAALD comes from the exons ATGTCTCCTTCAAATAGTAATATTGCTAGTAGTAACGGAGGAGGAAGCGGTGACAGTAATAGCAGCACTGGTAAGAATTACATTGAACATCAAGTTTCTAAGAGGGACACTCTTGCTGGTGTTGCCATCAAATATGGTGTTGAG GTGGCGGACATCAAAAGGTTAAATGGGTTATCTACAGATCTTCAAATGTTTGCTTTGAAGACTTTGCTTATACCATTACCAGGAAGACATCCACCTTCTCCCATTTTGTCTAACGGTTCTGCTTCTCCAGG AGGAAATGACGTTGACATGACACCACCTTGGCCACGCCACTCGAATGTGTTGGAAACACTCGAGTCTTTAAGCCTAAAATCACCTCAACAGAAGGTTTCTCCAGCTATGAGCACTTTACAGAAGTTCTATGGTCTCAAATCTTCAAAATGCAAGGATTCAGCTGAAGGTATGGAGATGGCTGTTTACAGAAGAGGAAGCTTGGATTACTTAAATGAGGGGCTGCTGCATGTATCTGGCCCATCTTATAGCAATCACAGATCTATAAATTTGGCCGACGATTTCTTGTCCGAGAATGGTTTGGCAGTAGAATACAATCCTCTGTCAGAAGCTAGAGAAGGGGAGGGTGAGAAATCCAATGATAAGTTTGTTAGAAGACGCCAGAAAGCTGATGCTGATCCTAGATCTGGCACAACAGAAAAGCTGTTGAAAGAAGAGAACAGTGGTGGAAGTCGTGCTTTTTCACCTGTAACAGGAAAAGGTCTATCCATGAGACCAAAATCAGCAAGCAGAACATCACTGGCTGCTGAATCAGAGCCAGGATGGTTGAATGCTATGCCAGTGGGCTTGGGAGATTCGATAATTGCTGACGTGTCTGATGGAGTTCGTAAATCATCAAGCACGCCAAGTCTGCAGGACCAGGAGAACAGTTATTCCTCTTCTGTTTGGCCAACTTCAAAGTGGAGTTTGAAACCTGATTTACAGGCTCTCTCAACTGCAGCCATCAGTATACCAATATTCGATGGCCTACCAAAGCCAATATCTGGACGCAGGAGCAAAGCTGCTCTTGATTAG